The nucleotide window AGCATTTTAAATTAATATAAAGAAAATGGAAGTATACCTAGGGTTCCGTTCTAAATATAGAAGCTGGACCAAGCGGTATAAGATCTATTTGTTTAATACAGGCAAAATAGATTACACTTTTGGGATAAAAACCCGGAGGATAGGTTCCATAACTATTATCCTTCCGGGTTTTTTATATTTAATATTAATCAAAATATTTTAATTCATACCAGGTTAGATTAGAAGATATCATTTTCATTACATTGCAATGATTCTTGTTGAAGGAGGTATAAAAGATTTTAAGAACATAAGTAAGGGGATTAAAGAAAAATTAGAAAAAAATAACTTTTGGATTTATTTAAGCATGGTAAAACCACCTCCTTGGAAGGTGGCAGAGGGACTTTATAAATATTTATAAATATAGGAGTATAAAGATGAGTAAAAATAATTTATTACCCGTGTCTGTTCTGATATTAATATCAGGAGCAATGTTTTCTTCACATTTTGGAGTAGGTGATCTTATCTTTCCGCCAATTCTGGGACGAGGAGCTGGTACAAGTTGGTTTGTTGCTGCCTTAGGTTATATGATTGTTAATAGTGTCGGAGTTTGGTTAGCATACCTAGCATGTGCCCACCAGAATAAATCATTAACCGGGATAGCGTCTACGGTATTGGGTGATTTTTTTGGAAAAATATATACTGCTATTCCAATTCTTATTACTGTATTTTTTATTTTACCTCGCGTTTCTTCTGCAACTCATGAGATGGCAATTTTGCCACTATTACCCAGTGTACCATTGTGGCTTACATTGGCAGTATTCTTTCTGATATGTTTTTATGTTGCTTACACACGGGCAACAGTTATGGATAAATTGGGGAAAATATTAGCTCCAATTCTAATCTTGTTTGTAGTTATTTTAGTTATAAAAGGGATTGCAACCCCACTGGCTGTTCCCAAGGCACCGGAATCAACGAATATTTTAAGTACTGGAATGTTAGAGGCTTACAATACAATGAATGCGATAGCAGCCCTCTTATTTGGAGGATGGGTTTTGCATGAATTAAGTATAAGAAACATAAAGGGTAGAGAAGACCAAAGCTTAAATTTGAATGTTATTGGATTTTCTGCAGCGGTTCTTTTAGGAATTACCTCGACTGCTCTCGTGTATTTAGGTGCATCTTCAGGTGCTTTTTATCCAGAAGCTCCAATAGGTGTTCTTTCTACTGAAATTTCTACAGGTCTATTAGGGCAAGTTGGTTTAGTTAGCTTTGCTATTATTATGGCGCTGAGTTGTCTTACTACTGCAGCGGCTATTATTTCAATGGCCGGAGATATGTTTCTTGAAATGAGCAAAGGTAAACTCAATTACCGTACAATTGTGGCACTGGCAACAATTGCAGGGTTTGTTTTAGGTTTAGTAGGATTAAGTAGAATTATAAATTATACTGTTCCATGGCTGGTTTTAGTATATCCTTCTATTGTTGTAATTATTTTAAGTGGTTTATATGCAAAGTTTGAGAGTATCAAAAAGACCGTAGCAGTTGGTATTATCGTAGCCTTATTCTTTGGTTTAGGTGATATGCTCTCCTTTTATGGTATGACGAATAATTTTATCTCTAATATTGCATCCAGAATGCCGCTTGGAGGACAGGGGATAGGCTGGATCATTCCAACCATTATAATTATGATAATAGCACGTTTGATTTTCAAACCAAAAACAGAAGAAGACATAACTTCTTAATAAAAAATATTTGGAGAAAATATGAAAAGTAAGATTGAAAAATTTATTAGCAATAAAATAGAACAAGGTTTATATCCTGGTGGTCAAGTACTAGTAGCTTATGAAGGTAATGTAATTTCAGAATTATCATTTGGTTCAAAGGTTAAAGACTCTAATATGGAAGATGATAAGGTTGATAAAAATACTCTATTTAACATTGAATCAATCACAAAGGTAATGGTTACCCTACCATTGGTGTTTAAACTAATCGAAGATGGTAAATTTCATCTTGATGATAAAATAACTCATTATATACCAGAATTTGGAACTAATCAGGAAAAAGAAAAAGTAACAATAAGGGATCTCCTTAATTTTACAGGTGGTATTCCCTTAGAGGATCCTCCCGGTTGTGAAGAAGCTGCTTCAGAGGGAGATATAGAGAAAGCCTGGAATTTACATTATACACAGGAATTGGCTTGCCAGCCTGGGTCCAAAGTTTTCTACAGTGATGTTTCCTGTCGAATATTGGGGAAATTATTAGAACGAATTATAGAAAAACCTTTATCTTCAGCTGCTGAAGAATGGATTTTTAAACCATTAGGAATGAAAAATACCACATTTAATCCTGAGAGAAAACTAAATTGCGCTGCAACCGGAAAATCAGACAAAGGTCGCATTTTAAGAGGGGAGATTACTCAAGATTTAGAACATTATTTAGGAGAAGTATTAGGCTCAGATGGCCTTTTTTCTACTGCTTCTGACATGTTTGTTTTTTCTCAAATGATTTTAAATAATGGTATCTACGATAACGCAAGAATTTTAGGAGAAGTTACTGTAAAAAGAATGGCAGAAGGGATAACAAATTCTGGTTTATATGAAATACCATCATCATATCTTCACTATATTTTAAGTGGACCTAAAACCTGGTTCTGGGAATATGCCTTTAGTGATTACTCTTTTTTTGGAGATTTAGTATCAAAGAAAGCAATAGGCAAAATGGGTGGAGCAGGGACTTTTCTTTTTATTGACCCTGAGTATGACCTTGTTATTGTCTATCTCACTAACTATGGTCAGCCTGAACATACATTAGAAGGAGAAGAAGGTTGGAATAAATTTTTGCAAGATATTGATATAATGGGATTGTGTAATATAGTATTAGGGGATATAGTTAAATAAATTGTATTAATTCATGATTTATTTGAATATTATTTAGAACTAAAAAGACATAATTACACAATAAATATATTTAGAAAAAGGAAAGTGCAGTATGAAATTTAAAAAAACAATTGGAATAATTGGCGTTGGTAAGATGGGAGGAACTCTTATAAGTAGTCTCCTTAAAAATCATGTTGTTGAGCCTGTACAAATCTATGGGACAACCTCACGGGAAGACACTGTAGAAAAAATTAGAGATAAACATCAAATTTTTGCCAGTACAGATAATCTGCAGATAGTTTCCAAAAGTGACATCATTATTTTAGCAGTTAAACCACAAATGATTAAAAAGATAATTTTACAGATATTGCCCGGACTAAATAAGGAAAAAATAGTAATATCAATTGCAGCAGCAATCAGCACTAATTTTATTGAGGAAAAAATAAATAAATCTGTACCTGTTATTCGAGCTATGCCTAATACAGCTTCTTTGGTTAATGAAGGCATGACTGTCTTGTGTCCTGGTAAGTATGTAAGCAAGGAACATTTAGAACCTGCTCTTAAAATATTCAAGTCGATTGGTCAAGTAGAAGTAATTTATAGAGAAGAACTTATGGATGCAGTTACTGCTCTTTCCGGAAGTGGTCCTGCTTACAGTTACTTGATGATAGAATCTCTTACCGATGGAGGTGTGAGGATGGGTTTGCCAAGGGAATTAGCA belongs to Atribacterota bacterium and includes:
- a CDS encoding serine hydrolase codes for the protein MKSKIEKFISNKIEQGLYPGGQVLVAYEGNVISELSFGSKVKDSNMEDDKVDKNTLFNIESITKVMVTLPLVFKLIEDGKFHLDDKITHYIPEFGTNQEKEKVTIRDLLNFTGGIPLEDPPGCEEAASEGDIEKAWNLHYTQELACQPGSKVFYSDVSCRILGKLLERIIEKPLSSAAEEWIFKPLGMKNTTFNPERKLNCAATGKSDKGRILRGEITQDLEHYLGEVLGSDGLFSTASDMFVFSQMILNNGIYDNARILGEVTVKRMAEGITNSGLYEIPSSYLHYILSGPKTWFWEYAFSDYSFFGDLVSKKAIGKMGGAGTFLFIDPEYDLVIVYLTNYGQPEHTLEGEEGWNKFLQDIDIMGLCNIVLGDIVK
- a CDS encoding branched-chain amino acid transport system II carrier protein, which encodes MSKNNLLPVSVLILISGAMFSSHFGVGDLIFPPILGRGAGTSWFVAALGYMIVNSVGVWLAYLACAHQNKSLTGIASTVLGDFFGKIYTAIPILITVFFILPRVSSATHEMAILPLLPSVPLWLTLAVFFLICFYVAYTRATVMDKLGKILAPILILFVVILVIKGIATPLAVPKAPESTNILSTGMLEAYNTMNAIAALLFGGWVLHELSIRNIKGREDQSLNLNVIGFSAAVLLGITSTALVYLGASSGAFYPEAPIGVLSTEISTGLLGQVGLVSFAIIMALSCLTTAAAIISMAGDMFLEMSKGKLNYRTIVALATIAGFVLGLVGLSRIINYTVPWLVLVYPSIVVIILSGLYAKFESIKKTVAVGIIVALFFGLGDMLSFYGMTNNFISNIASRMPLGGQGIGWIIPTIIIMIIARLIFKPKTEEDITS
- the proC gene encoding pyrroline-5-carboxylate reductase — protein: MKFKKTIGIIGVGKMGGTLISSLLKNHVVEPVQIYGTTSREDTVEKIRDKHQIFASTDNLQIVSKSDIIILAVKPQMIKKIILQILPGLNKEKIVISIAAAISTNFIEEKINKSVPVIRAMPNTASLVNEGMTVLCPGKYVSKEHLEPALKIFKSIGQVEVIYREELMDAVTALSGSGPAYSYLMIESLTDGGVRMGLPRELARKLAAQSVLGGAKMILETGLHPALLKDEVTTPAGVTIDGLMELEDGGFRVALIKAIDRATHKSKQISK